The Saliniradius amylolyticus DNA segment AACATATCCCTTAACCTTCACAACTGCCTCTACCGGCTGATGAATTGAACTCCAAATCTTTATAAGTTCATCTCTATCAATCTTTAAACTAGAAACCTCATTGTAATACCCAGTGCTTTCAACTTTTCGCTGAGTTGTTTTTAATGCAGCGACAAGTTCTCTTTCATCTTTCCAAACACCAGTGGAAACGTAATAAGTAGTTGCGTTCGGCTTCCCATTTTTCACCTTATCCACATTCTCAATAATCAACTCAAATATTTTTTTCGACTCAGTTAAAATATCATCATGAGGATATTCTGGCTCTTGATCGGAGAAATCATAAACACCATCCCCAAAACTTGTAATTTCTTTCTTTTCAAATTTATCAGATGTCTTAGCCTGAATGTACACAAACTCAATTTCAACACTACGCTTATGACTTGCGAACAACGACTCAATTTCATCAACAGTAGTTATTAACTCGCCATCAGCAATTACAGCAACACCATCAATACCTGCATCTTCATCGCTTGTAGTAACATCATAGACATCAAACTTACCTGAAAAAAACCTACTGATTACGCAGTAATTCACAAAGTATTCGAATTGTTTTGATACATCAGCTTCTTCTATTCCTTTTTCAGACAAAAACTTTCTCAAGTGAGTCTTGATAATTCTATGCATTGTTCGAGTTTCCTTAACATTCCATAAATAATAACATTAAAAATCAGTTTGAATTGACACATTGGAAGCAGATGTAGAGCTCTGCTCAAACCGAGGAGGCTTTAAGGGGCCGAATATTGCAAATTCATAAAATCTCCTTATTTTTTAGTACCTTGGGTCCATCCCATTACTGCCAGCGCTCAGATTGGCCTTGGGGAGAGCAAGAACCGGGTTTAGTCGGGTCTGTGTGAATACATAACCTAAAGGTAAACTCACCATGATTCAAGAGTTTAGATAGTGACCTCATGGAGAAAGTGAGAAATTGTCCGCAGTTAGATCGCCAACAGACATTAGTATCAGCTTTCCCTGCTGGATATGACTCGCCTTCCGGGCGAGCCAGCCACTTTTGTCAGCTCACACAACGCTTTCGGGAAAAGCGTTGAACGTCGGAGCTTAACGACGACGGCCCGAAGGGCGAGTATCAGGACGATACGAGTAAAATCGCGAAAAAGACCTAGTGGCCCGTGGACACCCTAAGCGTGGCGGGCCAAGGGTGCAAAACCGAAAGTTATGTTTCAGCCATGAGACAAAAGGTGACGGGGTCAAGTCTTGCATTTTGCACGTAGAAAGTATCAGAGCATCCCACCAATGTCACAATAAAACACTAACTTAAGCTTTCCCTGCTGGATATGACTCGCCGTCCGGGCGAGCCAGCCCCTTTTAGAAAGACCTAAAAGGGGCAAAAAGGTCTTGGTCGCTACTGACTTTCCGGGAACCTTGCCACATCAAGGCTCTGAACACATCGAACCGGCTCTAGGTAGCGTCCTGCAAGGCTATCTCCTCGCGAAATCATCCAGGATTTCGCGTTCGATTGAGCCTTGATGCGCCAAGGGAAAGTCAAAGCGACGAGGAGCAGCACCTACCAACATTAAATACCTTCAACATCTCAAAAGCTTCATGGTTAAGACGTAACTTTCGGTTTTGCCCCCTTGGCCCGTTAAAACACCCTGTGGCGGACAGGTGCCGGAAAAAGTGGGTCAAATATCAGGGAGAGATTTGAGCGAAGACGAACAGGGAGTGAGTGTGAGCGACCGACTTTTTGCAAGCCCGACCGACACGTTTAGGGTGTCCACGGGCCTCTAGGTCTTTTTCGCCGGTTTTGTGAGCTGACAAAACCGGCTGGCGTGCCAAGGAAGGCACGTCATATCCGGCATGGAGGCCAGTGCTACAATCCTCCGCCTTAGCAGCAGGATTCTGGCTTCTGAATAAAAACCAAAAGAGCTAGACCCCGAAACCAGTCTGGGGTGACGATTTCATTAAGTCTGTTAAAGACTCAGGGTGATGGTATCACAAGGCCCTGAAATGAATTCAGGGCGACACCACCGATTGGTTGGCAGTATCAATAGCGTGTATCAGTGCGGCAAAGCCACCTAAAAATAAAATCACGCCAACGACCACCATGATGGTCAAAGTCTTAGACCGTGCCATCGACTCCAACAAGGCTTTTCCCGGAAACTGGGCGAAAACGTTCACTAAAAACTCAATCAATCCCATTGATTGCTACTCCCTTAGAATTCACTGGGCCTGCGGCCCTACCCTTTGAGTTTAAAACGTTTTACCACCTGATGCAGCTCGGCCATCAGGCCGGTGATATCCTGAATCGACTGGTTGGATTCCTGGGTGGACTGGGCGCTTTGTTCGGCCAGCTCCACAATACGGTTGATGCTGTCGGCCACGCTTTGCAGCAACTGGTCCTGATAACCGGTTTTATCCACCACCTGCTGGTTGATGTCGGCCAGTTCGCTGATCACCTCCTGCACGGTGAGGATCTCCTGATTCACCGATTCGATCAGCGCCACGCTTTCATCGGCCTGAGTCTGGCCGTCGGTAATGGCCTGCACCGCCTGCTGGGCATCGCTCTGTAAGCTGGTGATCATGTCATTGATTTCCTGCGTGGACTCCTGCGTGCGGCTGGCCAGGGTACGCACCTCGTCGGCCACCACCGCAAAACCCCGGCCCTGCTCACCGGCTCGGGCCGCCTCAATGGCGGCATTTAACGCCAGCAGATTGGTCTGGTCGGCAATATTGCGGATCACATCCAGAATACCGCTGATATTGGCGGTGTTTTCCTCCAGCCGGTGGATAACGCTGGCCGACTGGCTGGCCTGCTCCGCCTGAGCACGGATCTGCTGCTGTCCACGGCTGACCATATCGCTGGCCTTGGTCATCTTACCTTTACTGTCGGCCAACCGCTCGCTGCTGTGTTGGATTTGCTCCAGGTTGGTCTGGCTGGCTTCCCGCACCTGCTCGGTATTGTGCGCGGTATCGCGCAGTTGGTCGGTCTGCTCGGCGACGTGATTGAGGGTTTCATCGGCAAGCTGACGGGATGTGTCCACGGCCCGTTCCAGCTTCACTTCCTGACCGATGATTTGAGACACCACCTCGTGCAGGCTGTCTGACACCGCATTCACATCCCGGGCCAGTGAGGCAAATTCATCCTCGCTGCTGGTTTCAGCCTTATGGGTCAAATCGCCCCGGCGGATAATCGCCAGTGAATTTCGCACCTGATTTAACGGCTTAGAAATACTGCGCGCTAACAGCGTGCCAATTACCGCCACCAGGCCAATGGCAATCAGCATGATCGCCACGCCCTTGATGATGTTACTTTGCACTTCATCCAAAATGGCGGTCTGTCCCTGTCGGGTTTCGGCATTAACCTTATCGAACAGCTCACTTAGCCGTGTTTGCGCTTCGGACAGCGACTGCTGTGCCGAGGCCATGGCCGAGTCCATCTGCTGCTTGGCCTGCAATTTGGCCTGCTGGGTATCGAACAGCCCGCCACTGCCGGTATAGAGCTCGACAAACTTTTGATACTCCTCGTTGAAGGCCTCCAGCAGACCGTCGGTATCCACACCCCGGGCGATGGTATTCATATAGTTGACGTTGTTGTCCACATCGCCCATGGCCATTTCCACGTTCTGGCGAATGCTTTGTGAGTCATCGCTGTCGGTGGCCTTAATATAATCTTCGGTGGCCTGGGTCAGCGTCAGGATCAGGGTGTCTACCTTGCCGCCGACACCCGCCACCGAACGCAGCGGTTCCTCTTCGGCCCCTCTCAGGTAACTGATATCCAACAAATAGGCACCGGTATCGGCACCGGCAAAATCCAGGGTCTGAAACTGTTCCCGTAATGTCTGTTGCAGTGTTAAGTATTGCTTGCGCTGGGCATACATACTCTCGGCGCTGTCCAGGTAGCTCTTAGCCGCTTTGATGGCCTGCTGTTGCTGCTGCTTATCCTGACCGCTGGCATTCAGCGCCTGCAGCTGAGTCAGCTCTTCACGCAGGATGGCGGCCATGTCACTGAAGGCTTGCTGACTTAGAGTCAGTTGTTCAAGGTTGGGGCTGTAAAATCCCTGCAGCGATACCTGACCGGCCGACAGGATGCGGGTCTGCACTTGCTGCATTTGTGACTGCACCGGCATTTTCTGCTCGATAACGCTCTCTGCGGAGGCGCGTATCTGCGACAAACCGAGATAAGACAACACATTGGTAATCAGCAGCAATACGCCAAACAGCACAAAGCCCGCTATCATCTTCTGAACCACTGTTAACTGCATGGTTTTTAACCTGTTTGTTATTTCTATTTTCCCTTAACTAGCCTGTTATCGGCCAAACCCTGCTTATTCTTGATCATTTACTACCAGTTTGACCAATAAATTAACAACATCGCTGCTCATGGGTTTTTTTCGTGCCTAAGTCCTCTATAATGCAAAGCTATCCAGACGTTAGTAGCTTAAAGCCTTATGGAACAGAATCAGGAACTCAAAAAAGCCGGACTCAAAGTGACTCTGCCGCGCATCAAGATTCTGGAGATCCTGCAGGATCCCCAGAACCAGCATATCAGCGCCGAGGATGTCTACAAGATTCTGCTCGAACAGGGTGAGGAAATCGGTCTGGCCACCGTTTACCGGGTATTAAACCAGTTCGACGATGCCGGCCTGTTGGATCGCCATCACTTTGAAGGCGGTAAGTCGGTGTTTGAAATCGGTCATAAAGAACACCACGACCACCTGGTCTGCCTGAAATGCGGCAAGGTCATCGAGTTTGAGGACGACATCATCGAACAGCGCCAGGAAGAAGTGGCCAAGTCCAACAATATGAAACTGACCCACCACAGCCTGTACTTGTACGGCTACTGCCAGCCCAGCTGTGAGGAGAACGACGCCGAATAGCGGCGCCGGTTGTACAAGTACAAAAAAACCGCCATTTTGGCGGTTTTTTTATGCCTGAGTGTGAGTCACTAGGCTTTGTCCAGACTGTTCGCACCGGCAACTGCCTGACGGGCGATGTCGGTGATCTTGTCCCAGTCCCCCGCTTCCAGCGCCTCATCAGGAGCCAGCCAGGAACCACCCACACAGCTGACATTAGGTAACGCCAGATAATCCAGGTAGTTATTGGGCGAGATGCCGCCGGTGGGGCAAAATTTCACATCCGGGAAAGGACCGCCGATGGATTTCAGCGCCTTGATGCCCCCCGAGGCCTCAGCCGGGAAGAATTTAAACTGGGTATAACCCAGATCGCGGCCTTTCATCAGCTCTGAAATCGAGGAAATCCCCGGGATCAGGGCGATATTGGAGCGGTTACCGGCATCCAGTAATTCGCTGGTCAGCCCGGGGCTGATGGCAAACTGAGCTCCGGCGGCCGCCACTTGCTCCAGCTGTTCGGTGTTGGTCACCGTACCGGCGCCAACGATGGCTTCGGGCACGTTGTCGGCGATGGCTCGAATGGCTTCCAGCGCCGCGTCAGTGCGCAGTGTCACTTCCAGCACCTTGATGCCCCCAGCCAGCAGCGCTTTGGCTAATGGCACAGCGTGGGCCACGTCCTTGATCACCAACACGGGCACCACAGGGCCGGCGTTGATTACTTCTTCTGATGAAATGATCCAATCTTTTGTCATTGCTTAACCCCTGTATGCTGCTCCAGATAGGCGGCGGTGCCGATAAGGCCGTGCTCCGGCTCGGTAATAATAAAAGTGGGAATGGCGCTTACGTAGTTGGCGAAGCGGCCCTTGGCTTCAAAACGCTGGCGGAATTCGCTGTTTTTTACGAACTCCACAAAGCGCGGCGCGATGCCCCCGGCGATGTAGACACCACCATGGGTGCCCAGATTCAGGGCCAGGTTGCCCCCGAAACTGCCCATGACCTTACAAAACTGCTCCAGCGTCGCCACACATAGGGGGCAGCGATTCTGAACCGCTCGTTCGGTGATGTCGGCCGGATCAGTCAGATCGGCAAAGTCGCCGCGGTGTTCGGCCAGCGCCTGATAGATTTGCACAATGCCGCGACCGGACAACACTTCCTCGGCAGAAGCATGACCGTACTTGTCGCGCAGGAAACGCCAGATCACCAGCTCCTGTTCGTCATTGGGCGCAAAATCCACGTGCCCACCTTCTCCGTCGGCACACAGCCAGCCGCTGTCAGTCTTTAACAGGTGGCCGACGCCCAGACCGGTACCAGGGCCAAAAACGGCAATCGGGGCATCGGGTACCACCTCTCCGCCACCGATCTTGGCTTTGTGTTCTTCGGTCAACTTGGGCAGCGACATGGCAATAGCGGTGTAATCATTGATCACCGGCAAAGCCTCAAGCCCCAGCTCTTCACGCAACTGGCTCTTGGAAAACTGCCAGTGGTGATTGGTCATCTTGATGAGATCCTGATCCACCGGACAGGCGATGGCGATACAGCCCGCCCTGAACGTCTGGCCAGGAAACTCACCAAAATAGGCCTGAATGGCCTCGCCAATGGTGGCGAAGTCATTGCAAAGGTATTTCTTGATATGGGCCAGCTCACCGTCGACCACCTGGGCCAGACGGATGTTGGTACCGCCCACATCGGCGACAAACTGCAGACTCATTTGCGCTGTTCCTGTGTGCGGAATAATGAGCAGGCACCTTCTTCGGCACCGGTCAGGTTGTTGCGCATACCGGCAAACAGCTCCCGACCCATGCCTTCCAGGTGACGGTCTATATCGGCGGTTTTCTTGCTGCGCTTGGCCCACTCGGCGTCATCCACATGCACCTGCAGCACGCCGGTTTCGGCGTTCAGCTCGATGATGTCGCCATTTTGTACCTTGGCCAGATCGCCACCGGCATAAGCTTCGGGGGTCACATGAATGGCCGCGGGCACCTTACCGGAGGCACCGGACATACGCCCGTCGGTGACCAGTGCCACCTTATAGCCGCGATCCTGCAACACGCCCAGCGGCGGAGTCAGGCTGTGCAGCTCTGGCATACCAATGGCTTTGGGGCCCTGGAAGCGCACCACTACCACACAGTCTTTATCCAGCTCACCGGCCTTAAAGGCCGACTGCAGTTCAAACTGGTCTTCAAACACTACCGCCGGGGCCTTGATAATGCTGCGC contains these protein-coding regions:
- the fur gene encoding ferric iron uptake transcriptional regulator; this encodes MEQNQELKKAGLKVTLPRIKILEILQDPQNQHISAEDVYKILLEQGEEIGLATVYRVLNQFDDAGLLDRHHFEGGKSVFEIGHKEHHDHLVCLKCGKVIEFEDDIIEQRQEEVAKSNNMKLTHHSLYLYGYCQPSCEENDAE
- a CDS encoding glucokinase; the encoded protein is MSLQFVADVGGTNIRLAQVVDGELAHIKKYLCNDFATIGEAIQAYFGEFPGQTFRAGCIAIACPVDQDLIKMTNHHWQFSKSQLREELGLEALPVINDYTAIAMSLPKLTEEHKAKIGGGEVVPDAPIAVFGPGTGLGVGHLLKTDSGWLCADGEGGHVDFAPNDEQELVIWRFLRDKYGHASAEEVLSGRGIVQIYQALAEHRGDFADLTDPADITERAVQNRCPLCVATLEQFCKVMGSFGGNLALNLGTHGGVYIAGGIAPRFVEFVKNSEFRQRFEAKGRFANYVSAIPTFIITEPEHGLIGTAAYLEQHTGVKQ
- a CDS encoding methyl-accepting chemotaxis protein, encoding MQLTVVQKMIAGFVLFGVLLLITNVLSYLGLSQIRASAESVIEQKMPVQSQMQQVQTRILSAGQVSLQGFYSPNLEQLTLSQQAFSDMAAILREELTQLQALNASGQDKQQQQQAIKAAKSYLDSAESMYAQRKQYLTLQQTLREQFQTLDFAGADTGAYLLDISYLRGAEEEPLRSVAGVGGKVDTLILTLTQATEDYIKATDSDDSQSIRQNVEMAMGDVDNNVNYMNTIARGVDTDGLLEAFNEEYQKFVELYTGSGGLFDTQQAKLQAKQQMDSAMASAQQSLSEAQTRLSELFDKVNAETRQGQTAILDEVQSNIIKGVAIMLIAIGLVAVIGTLLARSISKPLNQVRNSLAIIRRGDLTHKAETSSEDEFASLARDVNAVSDSLHEVVSQIIGQEVKLERAVDTSRQLADETLNHVAEQTDQLRDTAHNTEQVREASQTNLEQIQHSSERLADSKGKMTKASDMVSRGQQQIRAQAEQASQSASVIHRLEENTANISGILDVIRNIADQTNLLALNAAIEAARAGEQGRGFAVVADEVRTLASRTQESTQEINDMITSLQSDAQQAVQAITDGQTQADESVALIESVNQEILTVQEVISELADINQQVVDKTGYQDQLLQSVADSINRIVELAEQSAQSTQESNQSIQDITGLMAELHQVVKRFKLKG
- a CDS encoding bifunctional 4-hydroxy-2-oxoglutarate aldolase/2-dehydro-3-deoxy-phosphogluconate aldolase, translating into MTKDWIISSEEVINAGPVVPVLVIKDVAHAVPLAKALLAGGIKVLEVTLRTDAALEAIRAIADNVPEAIVGAGTVTNTEQLEQVAAAGAQFAISPGLTSELLDAGNRSNIALIPGISSISELMKGRDLGYTQFKFFPAEASGGIKALKSIGGPFPDVKFCPTGGISPNNYLDYLALPNVSCVGGSWLAPDEALEAGDWDKITDIARQAVAGANSLDKA